From the genome of Primulina eburnea isolate SZY01 chromosome 12, ASM2296580v1, whole genome shotgun sequence, one region includes:
- the LOC140806983 gene encoding calmodulin-binding transcription activator 4-like, giving the protein MNTGEYNIRHLHLEAQTRWLKPAEVYFILKNFEENQLTHQIPQQPASGSLYLFNKRVLKFFRKDGHSWRRRRDQKTIAEAHERLKVGNVEALNCYYAHGEHNHNFQRRSYWILDPEFEHIVLVHYRDTEVGRQSTSSTSQVSPLSSSTSVPQSSSFATQQPDLSFVINESHERQVNQTCPSSVEINSSDIVRSQGLDQLDITESKDVDYGSSVPELSQALRTIKNQLSLDDDEAQKFSSYLSYDYSNDLEDVLKIFDLSPQIPTDANNLLLQQFSDQGIQQHHPLPGAEVDIWDDMIDDFKSVLGVESPSLLGPHDAQNSSMMIPLEVESMDYLARSPVLDAYGTNSTISSQDSLGISVQDYISLTIAPKQKFTIQEISPDWCYTSESAKIIIIGSFLCDPSECSWACMFGDTEVPIQIIRDGVIRSHAPLQLQAGKVNICITSGNRESCSEVREFVYRAEPIACMHCNSPETEENKSSEEHLLIARLVQMLLSDQSPKGDTTETDLDLLAKYKTPEGMWSQVINALSVGTSTSSSTLNWLLEELLKDKLGLWLSSRSLKSNQKGCSLSKKEQGIIHMAAGLGYEWALLPILNSGVSANFRDSNGWTALHWAARFGREKVVATLVASGASSGAITDPTSEHPTGKTPSSIAADCGYMGLAGYLSEMALTDHLSSLILKETELSKGSAALEAEKTVHSLSNTSLSLNEDQGALKDTLAAVRNATEAAALIQSAFRAHSFRKRQQKEAAVAISRFYGDEYSILESDIQGLSAVSKRVFRNARDYSSAALSIQKKYRGWKGRKDYLSFRQKVVKIQAHVRGHQARKKYNVSWAVGILEKVILRWLRRGVGLRGFQIDSETINEFHDDDILKVFRKKNVEASINEAVSRVLSMVESPTARQQYHRILEKYRKAKAELQNGESHTPLRGLSSHFDFPDRENSEIY; this is encoded by the exons ATGAATACGGGCG AATACAATATCCGTCATCTTCATTTGGAAGCTCAAACCCGCTGGCTAAAGCCGGCAGAAGTGTATTTCATACTAAAGAATTTTGAGGAGAACCAACTCACCCACCAAATTCCTCAACAACCAGCTA GTGGATCCCTGTATTTATTCAATAAGCGAGTACTAAAATTTTTCCGAAAGGATGGTCATAGTTGGCGTAGAAGGAGGGATCAGAAAACTATTGCTGAAGCACATGAGCGGCTAAAG GTTGGAAATGTTGAAGCCCTAAATTGTTATTATGCTCATGGAGAACACAACCATAATTTTCAAAGACGTAGCTACTGGATTTTGGACCC AGAGTTTGAGCACATTGTTCTAGTTCACTACAGAGACACTGAGGTG GGAAGACAGAGTACTTCTTCAACATCTCAGGTGTCGCCTTTATCATCTTCTACATCCGTTCCCCAATCTAGCTCATTTGCAACGCAGCAGCCTGACTTGTCTTTTGTCATCAATGAATCACATGAACGGCAAGTTAATCAAACATGTCCTAGTTCTGTGGAGATTAATTCAAGTGACATTGTCAGGAGTCAAGGGCTGGATCAATTGGATATCACAGAGAGTAAGGATGTTGACTATGGTTCATCGGTGCCTGAGTTAAGTCAAGCATTGCGAACAATTAAGAACCAGTTGAGTTTAGATGATGAtgaagcacaaaaattttcgTCTTACCTAAGCTATGATTATTCTAATGATTTGGAAGATGTTCTGAAAATTTTTGACTTGTCTCCTCAAATACCAACTGACGCAAACAATCTTCTTTTGCAACAATTTTCAG ATCAGGGCATTCAACAGCATCATCCACTCCCTGGGGCTGAAGTCGACATTTGGGATGATATGATTGATGACTTCAAAAGTGTACTAGGTGTGGAATCACCATCACTCCTTGGTCCTCATGATGCTCAAAATT CTTCTATGATGATTCCTCTGGAAGTGGAATCTATGGACTATCTTGCTCGTTCTCCTGTACTTGATGCTTATGGAACCAATTCAACCATATCTAGCCAAGATAGTTTGGGAATTTCTGTTCAAGACTACATAAGTTTGACTATTGCCCCTAAGCAGAAGTTCACAATCCAAGAGATATCTCCAGATTGGTGTTACACCTCTGAAAGTGCAAAG ATCATCATTATTGGGTCTTTCCTCTGTGACCCTTCTGAGTGTTCTTGGGCTTGTATGTTTGGTGACACTGAAGTTCCAATTCAGATAATTCGGGACGGTGTCATCCGCAGCCATGCTCCACTCCAATTGCAGGCTGGAAAAGTCAATATTTGCATCACTTCTGGAAATAGGGAGTCTTGTAGTGAAGTAAGGGAGTTTGTCTATCGTGCTGAGCCCATAGCTTGCATGCATTGTAATTCACCTGAAACAGAGGAGAACAAGAGCTCAGAAGAGCACTTGTTGATTGCGAGATTGGTGCAAATGCTACTGTCCGATCAGTCACCAAAAGGAGATACCACTGAAACAGATCTTGATCTTTTGGCCAAGTATAAAACGCCTGAAGGCATGTGGAGCCAAGTTATCAACGCTCTTTCAGTTGGCACCTCAACATCGTCAAGCACTCTTAATTGGCTTCTGGAAGAACTTCTGAAAGACAAGTTGGGACTATGGCTCTCATCTAGATCACTGAAGAGTAATCAAAAGGGCTGTTCTTTATCAAAGAAAGAACAAGGTATCATTCATATGGCTGCTGGATTGGGCTATGAATGGGCATTATTGCCAATTTTGAATTCTGGAGTAAGTGCTAATTTTCGTGATTCGAATGGATGGACTGCGCTTCATTGGGCTGCAAGATTTGGAAG GGAAAAGGTGGTTGCTACTCTCGTAGCATCTGGTGCATCATCTGGAGCCATTACGGATCCTACTTCGGAGCACCCAACTGGTAAAACACCGTCATCAATTGCAGCTGACTGCGGATACATGGGGCTTGCCGGTTATCTTTCAGAGATGGCACTAACAGATCATCTTTCGTCCCTCATATTGAAAGAAACCGAACTATCTAAGGGGTCGGCTGCCTTAGAAGCAGAAAAAACGGTACATAGTTTATCCAACACAAGTCTCTCTTTGAATGAAGATCAGGGTGCTCTGAAAGATACCTTAGCTGCAGTTCGTAATGCTACTGAGGCTGCTGCACTTATACAATCTGCATTTCGTGCCCATTCGTTCCGGAAAAGGCAACAGAAGGAAGCCGCAGTTGCCATCTCCAGATTTTATGGTGATGAATACAGTATATTAGAGAGTGATATACAGGGACTTTCTGCTGTCTCAAAACGGGTATTCCGCAATGCACGTGATTACAGCTCGGCGGCTTTATCTATTCAGAAGAAATATCGAGGCTGGAAAGGTCGGAAGGACTATCTTTCATTTCGTCAGAAAGTAGTCAAGATACAG GCTCATGTCAGAGGTCATCAAGCTAGGAAAAAATACAATGTTTCCTGGGCAGTTGGTATTCTGGAGAAGGTTATTCTCCGATGGCTCCGACGAGGAGTTGGTCTCCGAGGATTTCAAATTGACTCCGAAACAATTAACGAATTCCACGATGATGACATCCTTAAAGTGTTTCGCAAGAAGAATGTGGAGGCATCTATTAATGAAGCTGTCTCTAGAGTGCTGTCCATGGTTGAATCTCCGACAGCACGCCAGCAATATCATCGCATTCTTGAAAAGTATCGCAAAGCCAAG GCTGAGCTTCAAAATGGAGAATCCCATACTCCTCTTCGCGGCTTATCTTCTCACTTCGACTTTCCCGACAGGGAGAATTCTGAGATTTACTAG